The following proteins are encoded in a genomic region of Zootoca vivipara chromosome W, rZooViv1.1, whole genome shotgun sequence:
- the LOC118079110 gene encoding protein SET-like, producing MSAPAAKVSQKELNSNHDGTDEISDKEQQEAIEHIDEVQNEIDRLNEQASEEILKVEQKYNKLRQPFFQKRSELIAKIPNFWVTTFVNHPQVSALLGEEDEEALHYLTRVEVTEFEDIKSGYRIDFYFDENPYFENKMLSKEFHLNESGDPSSKSSEIKWKSGKDLTKRSSQTQNKASRKRQHEEPESFFTWFTDHSDAGADELGEVIKDDIWPNPLQYYLVPDMDDEEGEGEEDDDDEEEGGLEDVDEEGDEDEGEDDEEDDEGEGEEDEGEDD from the exons ATGTCGGCGCCGGCGGCCAAAGTCAGCCAGAAGGAGCTCAACTCCAACCACGACGGGACCGACGAGATCTCAG ACAAAGAGCAACAGGAAGCAATTGAACATATTGATGAAGTACAGAATGAAATAGACAG ACTGAATGAACAAGCCAGTGAGGAAATTTTGAAAGTAGAACAGAAGTACAACAAACTCCGCCAGCCATTCTTTCAGAAGAGGTCAGAATTGATCGCCAAAATCCCAAACTTTTGGGTAACAACATTTGTCAACCACCCACAAG TATCTGCACTTTTGGGAGAAGAAGATGAGGAAGCTCTCCATTATTTGACCAGAGTTGAGGTGACGGAGTTCGAAGACATCAAATCAGGTTACAGAATAGATTTT TATTTTGATGAGAATCCGTATTTTGAAAACAAGATGCTCTCTAAAGAGTTTCATCTGAACGAGAGTGGGGATCCATCATCAAAATCAAGTGAAATCAAATGGAAATCTGGGAAG GATCTGACAAAGCGTTCAAGTCAGACACAGAACAAGGCCAGCAGAAAGAGGCAGCATGAAGAACCCGAGAGTTTCTTCACTTGGTTCACTGACCATTCTGATGCTGGTGCTGATGAACTAGGGGAGGTCATTAAAGATGACATCTGGCCGAACCCATTACAGTACTACTTG GTTCCTGATATGGATGATGAAGAAGGTGAAGGAGAGGAAGATGACGACGATGAGGAAGAAGGAGGATTGGAGGACGTTGATGAGGAAGGTGATGAAGATGAGGGAGAAGATGATGAAGAGGATGacgagggagaaggagag GAAGATGAAGGAGAAGATGACTGA